The sequence AATCGCTGAGCACGGCAAGCACATCAAGGGCTCCCTCAAGGGTCTTGAAAAGAAAGTCATGCGCGACATGGTCCTTGACGAGGGCGAACGTGCCGATGGACGTACGACGACCGAAATTCGTCCCATCACCACAAAGGTCGGCTATTTGCCGCGCGTTCACGGCTCGGGACTGTTCACCCGCGGTCAGACCCAAGCTCTCTCTGTCGCCACGCTCGGAATGCTTTCAGAGTGGCAACGCCTTGATACCATCGACGTTCTCGAGGGTAAACGCTACATTCATCACTACAATTTCCCACCGTATTGCACGGGCGAAGTCGGATTCATGCGCGGACCCAAGCGTCGCGAAATCGGACACGGGGCCCTTGCAGAGCGAGCGCTTCTTCCGGTAATCCCTTCGGAAGAGGACTTTCCTTACACCATTCGCGTGGTTTCCGAAGTGCTCGAGTCCAACGGATCGAGCTCACAGGCTTCCGTGTGTGGATCGACTTTGGCTTTGATGGACGCCGGCGTTCCGATTAAGGCTCCGGTTTCAGGTATCGCTATGGGACTCATCAAAGAAGGCGACCGTGTCGCAATTCTTTCCGACATCCAAGGTCTCGAAGACTTCTTGGGCGACATGGACTTCAAAGTCGCCGGTACCCCCAAGGGAATCACTGCGCTTCAAATGGACAATAAGGCAAAAGGACTTTCTTACGACATCCTTTCGCGTGCCATCACCCAGGCGAAAGAAGGACGTGCGTTCATCCTCGGTAAGATGATGGAAGCGATAGAGACTCCTCGCGAGGAACTCTCCGAGTATGCGCCGCGTATCATCACCGTCGTCATCCCCAAGGATAAAATCCGTGAGGTGATCGGTTCCGGCGGAAAGGTTATCCGCGCCATCCAAGAAGAAACCGGCGCGCAGATTGACATCCAAGAAGACGGTACCGCTTACATTGCATCACGCGGTCTCGGCGGAGAAGAAGCCGCACGTCGCATCCATGCAATCTGCAAAGATCCCGAAGTGGGCGAGGAGTACACCGGCCGTGTCGTGGCCATTCAAGCCTTCGGAGCATTCGTCGAATTGCTTCCCGGTAAAGACGGCCTCATCCACATTTCACGTGTGGCCAACGGTCGCGTCGGTAAAGTCGAGGATGTCCTCAACATCGGCGACGAAGTTCGTGTAAAAGTGCTTGAAATCGATGATCGCGGTAAGGTTTCACTCGATCGTCTCGATAAACCCGATGCGCCGGAAGGCTCTGCTACCGCTGCGCCGGCCCGTGACGATAACCGTCCTCGCCATAACAACTCCGACCGCGAGCGCACGCCGCGACGTCACCACAACGACTAGACGGATTCGCTCGGTCAATGTTCTAAAAAGAGACGGGATGCATTTCACGAGCATCCCGTCTTGTATTTCGGTACTCGAGGGAGAGAACGTATGCGTGAGTTCGGTAAATCAAAAAAACTCGACGGAGTCGCTTACGATGTCAGGGGTCCTATCGTGGATGAGGCTGCTCGCATGGCGGCCGAAAATATCGACATCATCAATCTCAATATCGGAAATCCCGCAGCATTCGATTTCTTCGCACCCGACGAGATTATCCAGGATATGGTATCCAACATTCGGGGCTGTCAGGGCTATTCCGACTCGAGAGGTATATTTTCGGCCAGAAAAGCGATTATGCAGTACTGCCAGGTCAAAGGCATTCCCGCTGTGGGGCTCAACGATATTTACACGGGCAACGGCGTAAGTGAGCTTATCAACCTCGCCATGCAAGGGCTTCTCGATGCCGGCGACGAGTTGCTGATTCCCGCGCCCGACTATCCGTTGTGGACCGCGTGCACGAGCCTGGCCGGAGGAGTCCCAGTTCATTATCTTTGCGATGAGGAAAATGAATGGTACCCCGATCTCGACGATATCGAGGACAAGATCACCTCACGTACGCTTGGAATCGTGGTGATAAACCCCAACAATCCGACGGGTGCACTTTACCCTCGTGAGGTGCTTCAAGGAATCGTCGATATCGCTCGTAAACACGACCTCATTATTTTCGCCGATGAAATTTATGATCGTTTGGTTATGGACGGTCTCGAACATGTCGCCATCGCGTCTTTGGCTCCTGATTTATTTTGTGTCAACTTCAACGGGCTTTCAAAATCACATCGCGTGGCCGGTTTTCGCTGCGGGTGGATGTGCCTATCGGGAGATAAAACGAGAGCGAAAGGTTATATCGAGGGTATCAACATGCTCTCATCCATGCGACTTTGTTCCAATGTTCCCGGTCAAGCGATTATTCAAACGGCGCTCGGTGGTCATCAGAGTTGTGACGAGTATCTTATGCCGGGTGGAAGAATATATGAACAAAGAGAGTATATATTCGACGTTCTCAATGGAATCGACGGCATCACTGCGGTCAAACCGAAAGCCGCATTCTATATTTTCCCGAAAATAGATGTCAAAAAATTCAATATTGCAGACGATGAGCAGTTCGTCCTCGATCTTCTTTTGCAGGAGAAAATCCTGCTTGTCCACGGACGCGGATTCAACTGGAACAAACCCGATCATTTTCGGATCGTCTATCTTCCCCTGCTCGATGAATTGAAAGTGGTCGGAGAAAGACTTGCAAACTTCTTGACGACATATCGCCAATAAAATCGGTAAAATAGAATTGAATCAATTCATAAGTTTCGGAGGTCCGCGGTGCACTATAAGAAAACAATTTTAGATAACGGTGTCACCGTATTGAGCGAGTCGTTTAGCTCGGTGCGTTCGATATCGCTCGGCATTTGGTTTCAAGTCGGCTCAAGAGACGAGTTGCCGACGGAGGCGGGGATGTCTCACTTCAACGAGCACATGATGTTCAAAGGGACACCTACGCGCAATGCGCTTGAACTTTCCGAGGCGTTCGATCGGCTCGGAGCTCGTCAAAATGCGTTCACCTCGAAAGAGGTCACCTGCTATTACGCCGATTTCATCGACGAATCCCTTCCGGGTATTTTCGAAATTCTTTCGGATATGGTTCTCAATGCAACCATGGACCAAGAACAGTGTGAACTCGAGCGACAGGTCGTCATAGAGGAGATTGCGCGAAGTGAAGACGACCCCGAGGATATGGTCTACGAACTTTTCACACAATCGTTGTGGCCTTCCCACACGTTGGGTCTGCCCATTGCCGGAACGTACGAGTCCGTCGGCTCATTCGGGTCGAAGGAAGCACTCGCTTATCATGCAAAGCATTACCATGCCGGCAATTGCTTCGTCGTGGCCTCCGGAAATCTCGATCACGAACAACTCGTCGCGCTCGCTCAGCAGTATCTCGGCAACATGAAAAGTGGCGGGGACAAAAATAGCGAACTGCGCGTTGTTCCGACCCTGTATGAGTCGGGCAAATTCGTAACGCATAAAGATACCGAACAGGCCCACATTATGCTCGGGAGCCGGTCCATATCGATGGTCGACGACAAGAGATATGCGTATCAACTCGCGAACTTCATTTTCGGCGGCTCCATGAGCTCACGACTCTTCCAAGAAGTCAGAGAAAAACTCGGGCTCGTCTACACGGTTTATTCGATGCTCAATCCGTACGTCGATTCGGGATTCTTCACAATTTATGCGGGAACTCGTCCTGAAAATTACGAGAAGGTCGTCGAAGTGGCGAAAAGAGAATTAGACAAAATCGCACAGGGAGAAATAAGGAAAAGTGAGCATGAGCTTGCGCTGAACGCCATAAAAGGTAGTCTCGCTTTGGGCCTCGAATCCACGTCTCAGCGCATGAGGATGCTCGGATCGAGCTATTTGGCGCGAGGGTCGGCGAATTCATTCGATGAAACGGTCGCAAAGTATGCTGCGGTGACGCTTGATGATATTCACGCCGCCGCAAGCGAACTCGCTGCCGATAGGGCCGTCTTGGCCCTTGTCGGGCCGTTCGATGACGTTAAGTGATTAAGGAGAATACGGTTATGGTGCGTGTAATTATATCCGGTGCAAAAGGGCGTATGGGTACAGAGGTTGTCAAAGCGGTTACGCAAGACGATGAACTCGAGATCGTGGCGCTTGTCGACCCTTCCTATGCGGATTGCAGCGATTCAATGCATTTTGCAACTTTGAATGAAGCGCTTTCATCATCGAAGGCCGATGTGATGGTCGATTTCACTCGACCCGATACGGTTGAGAAAAATGTCGAATCGGCTTTGATCGCCGGTGTGAACTGTGTAGTCGGTACGACCGGAATGAATGCGGAGACTCTGGAAAAGTTGGCTCAAAATTCAACTGAGGATGCCTGTTTATTCGTCGCGCCGAATTTTGCCATCGGCGCCGTCATGATGATGCAGGCTTCCAGGCTCATAGCGAAATATATGGGTGCAGTCGAGATCATCGAGTTGCATCACGATAAAAAGCTCGATGCACCTTCCGGGACGGCGCTTCGCACCGCAGAGCTCATCGCATCCGCCCGCACGTCAGAACCGAAGACTCCCGGTGCGGAAACCGAGATTCCCGGAATGGACGGGGCTCGCGGTGCAGAGTATAAGGGAATCCATATCCACTCCGTTCGTCTGCCCGGATTCGTCGCTCACCAAGAAGTGATTTTCGGAAGTCTCGGCCAAACGCTCACACTTCGTCATGATTCAATCGATCGCACCTCGTTTATGCCGGGCGTTGTTCTGGCGTGTAAGAAAGTCCCCGCTTTGACGGGTCTCGTGGTCGGTCTCGAAAATCTTTTAGAGGATTGATACATGACGAAACCTGTCGTAGTCATGAAGTTTGGTGGGACATCCGTCGCAACCGAAGAAGGCCGTTTTGCCCTAGCGCAACGCATAAAAAAGGTGCAATCGGAAGACAAGCTGCCGGTCGTCGTGGTGTCTGCCATGGGGCGTAAAGGCATGCCGTATGCAACCGACACGCTTTTGGGTCTCGTGCAGGATTTCCCACAATCCGAACGTGAAAATGACGCTCTTGCAAGCGTCGGAGAAATCATTTCGAGCATCGTCGTCGCCGGAGGACTGAGGGCTCGAGGTATAGATGCTCTCGCGCTGACCGGTCCGGATTGTGGAATCTATGCAACCGACACGGCGCAAAACGCAGTTATCACAGAGATTCACACACATAAAATTCTCGGGATCCTGCGTGACGGGGGAGTTCCCATCGTGTGCGGGTTTCAGGCCATCTCGCAAGACTCGGGAGCGATTGTGACTCTCGGTCGCGGCGGCTCGGATACGACTGCTTGTGCGCTCGGGGTTTCATTGAATGCCGAGGCTGTCGAGATTTACAGCGATGTCGACGGAGTGATGACCGCGGATCCTCGCATCGTAAAGGATGCTCGCGTGGTCGGCACCATCAGGGCGGACGAACTCTACCAGATGGCACAAATGGGGAGCAAAATCGTGCATACTCCGGCTGCCGAACTGGCGCTGAAGAGCGGAGTCGCGCTCTATGTGAAAAACACCTATACTGAGCATGAAGGCACCTGCGTCGTCGATATGGCATCGTATCGACCCGGTGCGGTTGCAACTGCCGTTGTGCACACGCACGATGTTTCTCGTTTCATCGTGAATCTCGCTACCGCGGAGGGATGTTCGAACCATCTGAAAAACCAGACGGCGATTTATAATGCTTTGGCTGAGAACTGCATCTCGCTCGACATGTTCACGCCGGCCGATTCCAAATTACTTTTCACCGTCGCATCCTCTTCGACTAAGCGCGCGGAAAAGTGTTTGGCCGATTTAGGATTCAGCTATAGGCTTTCAACTCAGCTATCGAAAGTTACCCTGATCGGTGCGGGAATGCACGGTGTCGTCGGTGTCATCGCAAAGATATCCACATCGCTTTTGTCTGAAAACATAGATATTTATCAGGTGACAGACTCGAATACGACTATTTCCGTACTCGTCGCAAGCGTTGACTGCGACCGCGCGGTCGCCGCGCTTCATTCGACGTTTAACCTCGGAGCAACCCATGCGTAAATGTATTTACTACGTGACGATGAGCGTCGACGGCTTTATAGCGGATAGCGAGCATGCGACGGGGTGGATGACGGGAAGTCCGAATGTCGATTACGGCTTCAACGATTTTTACAGCAGTATTTCCACGATGGTCTTCGGTCGAAAAACATATGAGCATATCCTCCGCATTTCGGGCGATAAAGGCTATTTTCCTTATGAAGACAAAGAGATTGTGGTGTTTTCATCGAATCCCGATATGCGGTTATTCACCGATGATTCGACCATCATCGACCGAGAACGTGCCGAGCAGGTCGTCGCACGCATGAAAATCGATGATAAGGCGGGGGATATCTGGGTCGCCGGCGGAGCCGAACTCGCTACATCGCTCATGAAAGCAGGATTGCTCGATGAACTGCACGTGTTCATCCAGCCGGTCGTTTTGGGCGAAGGGCTCTCACTGTTCAATGCCATAAAGCGTCCTCTTCCTCTCAAGATGGAGGATTCGAAAATGTGGTCGGGCGGTGTAGCGGAACTTCGATACCATACCGTTAAGTCATGGCGCGTGGATATGTAGGGCTTTTGTGGCACAATTGATAGGTATGGTATAACGCAAGATCAGTTTGGAGAATGCACATGTCCGCACAACCAAGGTTCGGTAGACTTCTGACGGCTATGGTCACACCTTTCGATAAGGATGGGGCTCTCGATATAGTAAGAAGCGCCGAACTTGCCAATAGGCTTTTCGACACCGGTTCCGAAGGTCTCGTCGTGTGCGGTACGACGGGAGAGAGCCCGACGGTCTTTTACGACCAGAAAATAGAGTTGTTTCGAGCAGTACTCGACGGTGCCGGAAGCAGGGGACCGATAATCGCGAATGTCGGAGATAACTGCACCGACGATTCGGTGTCTTTCGCGCGTGAAGTGACGAAACTCGGTGTGGATGGAGTTATGCTTGTAACCCCTTATTACAACAAGCCGCCGCAAGAAGGTTTGTATCGTCACTTTCGTAAAATCGCCGAATCCGTCGATGTTCCGGTCGTTCTCTACAATATCCCCGGTCGATGTGTCATCAACATCGAGCCGGAAACCGTACTTCGTTTGGCGAACGACGTGGAAAACATCGTTGCACTCAAGCAAGCGAATCCAGACCTTTCACAGGCTCGCACCATCATCGAAGGCGCGCCTGACGGATTCGAAGTACTTTCGGGTGATGATGGGCTGACTTTGCCCATGATGAAGCTCGGCGCGACAGGTGTGATTTCGGTCTTGAGCCATGTGGCCGGACCTTATGTGAAAGAAATGATTGAGGCTATCGTCGCAAAAGATGAAAAACGCGCCTTGAAGTTGTATGAGATTCTCATGCCGCTCATCGATGCAATCTTCTTGACGTCAAACCCAATCATGGTAAAAGATGCTCTCGCCACGGAAGGCTTCGATGTCGGAGGAGTACGACTTCCTCTCGTCGAGCCGACGGCGGAGCAACACGCAGAGCTCGTCTCGGTTATGAATGATACATTTTCTCAACTGAACGAACTCGACTGATATAGTTTGGAAAAATATGAATGGAAATAAGAACGTAGAAAGTAAGTCCGAGGTACCGGCTGAAAAGCCAAGCATCAAAAAGGATGCGGAACAGAGTAAGCCTCGCAGTAGTAGATCTCACAGTAACAAGCCGAGACAAAATGCTCGAAGGAAGAATCCGAATCCTCAACCCGCTAAGGCAAACAATTCGAAGAAACTCCGCGTCATTCCGCTCGGCGGCCTCGACGGTATCGGGAAAAACATGACGGTCTTTGAATATGGTGACGATATGATAGTCGTCGACGCCGGCCTGATGTTTCCCGATGATGATCATCCCGGTGTGGACCTCATCTTGCCCGACTATTCGTATGTCGTCGAGAATAAGCATAAGTTGCGCGGAATTTTTATCACGCATGGTCACGAAGACCATACGGGAGCGCTTCCTTATCTGTTGAAGGATATCGGTGATCCCGTGCCGATAGTAGCCACGAAGCTTACCATCGGCTTGATCAAGGGTAAGTTCAAAGAGCACGGAATAAAGAACGCGAAATTCATTGAAATCAAGCCTAACGACCAGATTAAACGCGGGATATTCGACCTTCGTTTCATCGCGGTCAACCATTCTATTCCGGGTGGAGTGGCAATATACATCAAGACACCTGTCGGAAATGTTTTGCATACCGGTGACTTTAAATTCGACCAAACACCGATTGACAAAGTGGTTACCGACTTCAGTGCTCTCGCCGAATGCGGCAAAGAGGGCGTTATGCTGTTGTTGAGCGATTCGACGAACGCGGAAGTACCCGGTTACACGCATTCAGAGGCCGAGGTCGGTCGTGGTCTCGTGCCGATTATCGCCGCCGCAAAGAAGAAAGTGTTCGTTGCATCGTTCTCCTCGCACATCCATCGTCTTCAACAAGTATGTGACGCTGCGGTGGCGGCGGACAGAAAAGTCGTCGTCACAGGACGCTCGATGGTGCAGAATACAAAAATTGCCCGAGAGCTCGGTTATCTTCATATAGATGAAAAGAATATCGTCGACGCGTTCAATCTCAAGGGTCATTCTTCGGATCACATTCTCGTCCTTTGCACCGGGAGCCAGGGGGAGCCGCTTTCCGCTCTCTCGCGTATGGCCGCCGGTGAGCATCGCTCTTTCACCATCAACTCGGGAGATACCGTCATCTTGTCGGCAACGCCCGTACCAGGCAACGAGAAGGCCGTCTCCAACGTTGAAAACATGCTGATCAAGGCGGGTGCGGATGTTTTCGACAAACATCGAGCGGATGTTCACGTTTCTGGACACGCTTCGCAAGAAGAACTGAAATTGATGCTCAACATGACCAAGCCTGAATATCTGATGCCTGTGCACGGCGAGGCTCGCCATCTCGTGGCGCATAAGAAACTCGCCATGACGGTCGGTATTCCGGAAAACTATATTTTCGTTCTCGAGAACGGTGATGTTCTCGAGTTCGACGAGCATGGCGCCGTTCGGGCCGAAAGCGTTCCCAACGGAGTCATCTATGTCGACGGACTCAACGTCGGGGACATGGATAACATCGTTTTGCGTGACCGTCAACATATGAACCAAGACGGAATGATGACGATAGTTTTGGCGATCAATAAGCGTACGTCTCAAGTCATCGGTCAACCCGAGATCGTTTCGAGGGGAATTGTCTTTCCTGAAGGCGAGGATTTCGAAGCCGATGTGAGCGAACGGGCGATAAAGACGCTTGAGCGCGTAACGCGTGAACATTCCGATCTCTCCAACTCTCGAAAGAGCGTGCGCGATTCGGTTGCGCAACTTATCTGGGAGCGCACCAAGCATCGCCCCATGATAGTACCTGTCATACTTGAAGTTTAGGTGTAGCATACGTGGCAAAAACGATGAAAAATACGCGCAACAAGGCATCTCGAAAATCGACGACTCGTAATACGGGAAGGGCTCGTGACGGGCGTACCTCCGACATCGGCACCGATGCGCATATGGATATCGCCGGGGTTGTCATAACCGCCTTAGGTATTGCGCTTCTCGTTGCCGTGGTAAGTAAAAATACGGGAGTTGCCACCGACGCGATTGCTTGGGGGCTGAAAGAGCTGTTCGGCATAGGCTCATACATTTTGCCGGCAGCCCTCATATTGTGGGGATTGTCGTTTTTCATTCCACGTGCGGAAATTCGTGAGGCTCGCATCGCCGTCGGGCTTTCCTGTATTCTTCTTTCGATAATTTCTTTCGCTGCTTTGAAGATGCCCTTCGTTTTGCTTTTCGACATGCATACGGTTTCGAGCTACGGCGGATTCGTGGGTTCTGGCATAACGTGGGCATTCGTGAGACTCACCGGTACGATAATCACCGGAATCATTCTATGTGCGCTCGGCTTAGTGGGCCTTGCGATAACGGGTCTGTCATTTTCGAGACTCGTCGAAAGCATATCCGACTGGATTGCGGATGTTCGCGAAGAAAAAGCGAAAAAAGCCGTGTCCACCCGTTCGGCATCCCAAGTGCCTAAAACGCGTGCCATCAGCGGAGACCGCCACAAAAAAGCCACCGACCCTTCCGATGCGCTCGGAAATTTGAACGAGTTTGACGAAGACTCCCGTGATCAAGAGACGATTGCGGTCCGACCGCGTGCATTGCGTGATCAAAAAACCGTGACAAGGTCGGATGCGGAAACCGTCGCTGTGAATAAAAGCACCATCGGCCCGAAAGCTCTTGAAGGGTTCGAGCTTCCTTCTTTCGATTTGCTCTTGAAAAGCGCAAAGGCCGACCCTGCTGCGGAGAAAGAGGGGCATCGAGAGGCGAGAATCACCGCTGACAATATCGTCGACACACTCAACACTTTCGATGTTCCGTCGCGAGTGGTCGACTGGATTGCCGGTCCGACGGTCACTCTCTTTAAAATCGAGATAGCAAAAGGTGTGCGTTTGCATAAAATCACCGCTCTCGACAATGAACTCGCTCTCGCTCTCGCAGCCCCGACTCTTCGAATCCTAGCTCCGATTCCCGGCGAAAGCCTCGTGGGAATCGAAGTGCCCAATTCGACGCGAACTTCTGTCACACTCGGCGATGTTTTGCCACCGGCCGGAACCGCAGGGCCCTTGGCCTTGGCAATCGGAAAAGATGTCGCCGGCAAGAGCATTGTGAGAGATCTCGACAAAATGCCGCACCTTCTCATCGGAGGGACCACAGGATCCGGTAAGTCGGTTGCAATCAACTCCATGCTCATGAGCATGATCATGCGTGCCACACCCTCCGAGGTCCGGTTCATCCTCATCGACCCCAAACGTGTCGAAATGACGTTTTATAATGACATTCCGCATCTTTATGTGCCGGTTGTAACCGAACCGCAGGAAGCGGCTGCCGCTCTTGCGTGGGCGGTCACCGAAATGGAACGACGCCTTAAAGTATTCCAAAAACTCGGGGTGCGTGACATCGGCGCGTATAATGAGAAATTACTTGCCGGTGAGGCGGGAGAGGATCCCGAAAATCTTCCCTATCTCGTGGTGGTCATTGACGAACTCGCCGATCTCATGATGGTTGCCGCAAAAGAGGTTGAAACTTCCATTGTCCGTATAGCGCAAAAGGCGAGAGCTGCCGGAATACATCTCATAGTCGCCACCCAACGGCCGGAAGCCACCATTGTCACGGGCCTTATAAAATCGAATATCACAAACAGGATTGCATTCAATGTGGGGTCATCCATGGACTCTCGAGTCATCTTGGACCAAAACGGTGCCGAACAGCTGACGGGCAATGGCGACATGCTTTACACGACTCCCGCCTGGCCGAAACCGAAACGGATACAGGGTTGCTTTATTTCGACTCAAGAAATCGCCGCGGTGGTCTCGATGCTCAAAGGGCAGGTAAAACCCGAATATCATCGAGAAATCCTTATTGCGCATTCGAGTGAAAATGGCCAATCCAAAGGGTCGGGCGCCCTCAACGACGATTATCTTTGGCCAGCAGCGGAGTTCGTGATATCGGCGGGGCTCGGATCGACCAGTTCGATTCAGCGGAATTTCAGTGTAGGTTATGCACGAGCCGGACGAATCATGGATACTTTAACTGAGCTCGGAATCGTCGGTTTGCCCGATGGATCGAAACCACGCAAAATACTCGTGGATTTCGACGGGCTCGACGAGATTAAACGAACTATACTCGGTGATGAATTGGAATTCGAGGAAGAAGAGTAAAATTATGGCTACATTCGGAGAAATGCTTTATCAAGCACGGAAAGATGCCGGATACACGCTCTCCGATGTGGCGAGAGAGACGATAATTCGTCTCAAGATTCTGGAAAACATGGAAGCAGGAGACATCGACGGTTTGCCCGCACCGGGGTATGTTCGGGGATTTATCAACAGCTATACTCATTTTCTCGGCTTGGATCCACAGCCTTTTCTCACGCAGTTCGATAAAGAGTCGGGCATAAGCACGTCGGAAGGTAATCATGATCGCCCCATTCATACGAATGAGGTCGTCCCGTCATCGCATCAACAGCATGCCATCAATTGGCGCGTCGCATTGGTTATTTGCGGAGGAATTGCGCTCATCGGTTTCATCGTCTGGCTCGCCGCAACACTTATTTTCAAAAAACCGGATGTGATACCGACGCCTGTCGTACCGAAGAGCACCGAATCGGCACAAACAACTTCGGTGAATACAACCGATACCGCTTCTTCGACGAATAAACCGTTCGCCTTGAGAGTCGGAGTGAAAAGCGGCGTTGCCACCCAAGTAAAAATTGTGGTGGACGGCGCGCAAGCCTATAATGGAACTTTGACAAACGGAAACAAGAAAGTATACGATGTCGTGGGGAATGCGGTGATAACCGCGGCGGAGCCCGGAAAACTGCTGGTCTATCTCGATGGCAAAACGTACAAGATGCCGACTACGGCCAACGCCGAAGTGACGCTTACTTCCAATAGCAAATAGTAATCTCATGAAAGGGGAGTCCACTTATGGCAAAAGACAGTAGTTTCGATGTCGTCTCGGAAGTCGATTTTCAAGAAGTCGACAATGCCTTTCAACAGGCGGCAAAAGAACTCATCCAACGTTACGACCTGAAGGATTCGGGCTCGACTCTCGATTTTGAAAAAGGTGAACATATCTTCACGCTCCTTGCGCCGAGTGATTTCATCGCCGGCCAGGTGAAAGATGTTTTGATCTCAAAGTTGGTTCGTCGACAAGTCGACCCCGAATCCGTCTCATGGTCGGGACCTGAAAACGCCTCGGGTAGCATGGTTCGCTACAAAGGGACAGTCGTCTCGGGCATAGACGAAGATCTCATTAAAAAAATAAATAAGGAAATCAAGGCTGAAAAATTCAAAGTGAAAACTCAAATCGAGGGCGAAAAAATTCGAGTATCGAGTGCAAGTAGAGATGCACTGCAAGAAGCCATTGCGTATTTGAAAGAAAAAGATTTCGGTATTCCTCTCCAGTTCATAAATTATAGATAGAATCCTTGAATGATAACAGTTGCCTTTATAACGCTCGGTTGTCCGAAAAACGAAGTGGACACCGACAAAATGCGTGCTCAGATTGAGCATAGTGTTTATCAAGTGACGGATAATATCGACGTGGCCGACATAATCGTCGTCAATACCTGCTCATTCATTCAAGATGCAACCGAAGAGTCAATTGAAACGATTTTGGAAATTGCGGATGTCTGGTTGCCGGAAAAAGAAGACC is a genomic window of Coriobacteriia bacterium containing:
- the dapA gene encoding 4-hydroxy-tetrahydrodipicolinate synthase — protein: MSAQPRFGRLLTAMVTPFDKDGALDIVRSAELANRLFDTGSEGLVVCGTTGESPTVFYDQKIELFRAVLDGAGSRGPIIANVGDNCTDDSVSFAREVTKLGVDGVMLVTPYYNKPPQEGLYRHFRKIAESVDVPVVLYNIPGRCVINIEPETVLRLANDVENIVALKQANPDLSQARTIIEGAPDGFEVLSGDDGLTLPMMKLGATGVISVLSHVAGPYVKEMIEAIVAKDEKRALKLYEILMPLIDAIFLTSNPIMVKDALATEGFDVGGVRLPLVEPTAEQHAELVSVMNDTFSQLNELD
- a CDS encoding ribonuclease J; this translates as MNGNKNVESKSEVPAEKPSIKKDAEQSKPRSSRSHSNKPRQNARRKNPNPQPAKANNSKKLRVIPLGGLDGIGKNMTVFEYGDDMIVVDAGLMFPDDDHPGVDLILPDYSYVVENKHKLRGIFITHGHEDHTGALPYLLKDIGDPVPIVATKLTIGLIKGKFKEHGIKNAKFIEIKPNDQIKRGIFDLRFIAVNHSIPGGVAIYIKTPVGNVLHTGDFKFDQTPIDKVVTDFSALAECGKEGVMLLLSDSTNAEVPGYTHSEAEVGRGLVPIIAAAKKKVFVASFSSHIHRLQQVCDAAVAADRKVVVTGRSMVQNTKIARELGYLHIDEKNIVDAFNLKGHSSDHILVLCTGSQGEPLSALSRMAAGEHRSFTINSGDTVILSATPVPGNEKAVSNVENMLIKAGADVFDKHRADVHVSGHASQEELKLMLNMTKPEYLMPVHGEARHLVAHKKLAMTVGIPENYIFVLENGDVLEFDEHGAVRAESVPNGVIYVDGLNVGDMDNIVLRDRQHMNQDGMMTIVLAINKRTSQVIGQPEIVSRGIVFPEGEDFEADVSERAIKTLERVTREHSDLSNSRKSVRDSVAQLIWERTKHRPMIVPVILEV
- a CDS encoding DNA translocase FtsK; the encoded protein is MTWAFVRLTGTIITGIILCALGLVGLAITGLSFSRLVESISDWIADVREEKAKKAVSTRSASQVPKTRAISGDRHKKATDPSDALGNLNEFDEDSRDQETIAVRPRALRDQKTVTRSDAETVAVNKSTIGPKALEGFELPSFDLLLKSAKADPAAEKEGHREARITADNIVDTLNTFDVPSRVVDWIAGPTVTLFKIEIAKGVRLHKITALDNELALALAAPTLRILAPIPGESLVGIEVPNSTRTSVTLGDVLPPAGTAGPLALAIGKDVAGKSIVRDLDKMPHLLIGGTTGSGKSVAINSMLMSMIMRATPSEVRFILIDPKRVEMTFYNDIPHLYVPVVTEPQEAAAALAWAVTEMERRLKVFQKLGVRDIGAYNEKLLAGEAGEDPENLPYLVVVIDELADLMMVAAKEVETSIVRIAQKARAAGIHLIVATQRPEATIVTGLIKSNITNRIAFNVGSSMDSRVILDQNGAEQLTGNGDMLYTTPAWPKPKRIQGCFISTQEIAAVVSMLKGQVKPEYHREILIAHSSENGQSKGSGALNDDYLWPAAEFVISAGLGSTSSIQRNFSVGYARAGRIMDTLTELGIVGLPDGSKPRKILVDFDGLDEIKRTILGDELEFEEEE
- a CDS encoding helix-turn-helix domain-containing protein; translation: MATFGEMLYQARKDAGYTLSDVARETIIRLKILENMEAGDIDGLPAPGYVRGFINSYTHFLGLDPQPFLTQFDKESGISTSEGNHDRPIHTNEVVPSSHQQHAINWRVALVICGGIALIGFIVWLAATLIFKKPDVIPTPVVPKSTESAQTTSVNTTDTASSTNKPFALRVGVKSGVATQVKIVVDGAQAYNGTLTNGNKKVYDVVGNAVITAAEPGKLLVYLDGKTYKMPTTANAEVTLTSNSK
- a CDS encoding YajQ family cyclic di-GMP-binding protein, encoding MAKDSSFDVVSEVDFQEVDNAFQQAAKELIQRYDLKDSGSTLDFEKGEHIFTLLAPSDFIAGQVKDVLISKLVRRQVDPESVSWSGPENASGSMVRYKGTVVSGIDEDLIKKINKEIKAEKFKVKTQIEGEKIRVSSASRDALQEAIAYLKEKDFGIPLQFINYR